One stretch of Caldinitratiruptor microaerophilus DNA includes these proteins:
- the chrA gene encoding chromate efflux transporter: MTREPAEPSGIAAPVRYRDLSPAAKRERLRELALLFLKLGTISFGGPAAHIAMMNEEVVKRRQWVDQQTFLDLLGATNLIPGPNSTELAIHIGYERAGWRGLIVAGACFILPAMLAVWTLAAVYARYRTVPEIGWLLYGVKPVIIAIVLQALWGLGKSAIKNVPTGVAAVLVISLSLVGLHEILLLFLAGLAVMVVTSWRAIVTRTGVGSWVIPIPGLLTQAAIAPLAAYDPTLPRVFGFFLKIGSILYGSGYVLLAFLQKDLVDRWHWLSSQELLDAVAIGQFTPGPVFTTATFIGYLLAGNAGAIVATLGIFLPSFVFVAAINPWVPKLRRSPWAAGFLDGINAASLALMAVVTWTLARAALIDPLTVAIALVSLVALFRFRVNSAWLILAGGALGALSRALL, translated from the coding sequence GTGACCCGGGAGCCAGCCGAACCATCGGGGATTGCCGCGCCCGTCCGCTATCGGGACCTGAGCCCGGCGGCAAAGCGAGAACGGTTGCGGGAACTGGCGCTTCTGTTCCTGAAACTGGGGACTATCTCCTTCGGCGGCCCCGCCGCCCACATCGCGATGATGAACGAGGAGGTGGTGAAACGCCGCCAGTGGGTGGATCAGCAAACGTTTCTCGACCTCCTGGGAGCCACCAACCTCATCCCGGGTCCGAACTCAACCGAACTCGCCATCCACATCGGCTACGAGCGGGCCGGATGGCGAGGGCTGATCGTCGCCGGGGCGTGCTTCATCCTGCCGGCCATGCTCGCCGTTTGGACGCTGGCGGCGGTGTACGCCAGGTACCGGACCGTGCCCGAAATCGGTTGGCTGCTCTACGGGGTCAAGCCGGTGATCATCGCGATCGTACTGCAGGCCCTCTGGGGTCTGGGAAAGTCCGCTATCAAGAACGTGCCGACGGGCGTGGCCGCCGTCCTCGTGATCTCTCTTTCGCTCGTGGGTCTGCACGAAATCCTCCTGCTGTTCCTGGCCGGTCTCGCCGTGATGGTCGTGACCAGCTGGCGGGCCATCGTAACCCGCACCGGGGTCGGATCGTGGGTCATCCCCATACCGGGTCTGCTCACGCAGGCCGCCATCGCACCGTTGGCGGCCTACGACCCGACGCTGCCCAGGGTCTTCGGGTTCTTTCTGAAGATCGGATCCATCCTTTACGGGAGCGGGTACGTGCTCCTGGCGTTCCTTCAGAAAGACCTGGTCGACCGCTGGCACTGGCTCAGCTCTCAGGAGTTGCTCGATGCCGTGGCGATCGGTCAGTTCACCCCCGGCCCGGTCTTCACCACGGCGACGTTCATCGGGTACTTGCTGGCAGGGAACGCGGGCGCCATCGTCGCTACCCTCGGGATCTTCCTGCCATCCTTCGTCTTTGTCGCGGCCATCAATCCCTGGGTCCCGAAGCTCCGCCGCTCACCCTGGGCGGCCGGGTTTCTCGACGGCATCAACGCCGCTTCCCTGGCGCTCATGGCGGTCGTCACCTGGACACTCGCACGAGCGGCACTGATCGATCCGTTGACGGTGGCCATCGCGCTCGTCAGCCTCGTGGCGCTGTTCCGTTTCAGGGTGAACTCGGCCTGGTTGATCCTGGCCGGCGGCGCCCTCGGCGCGCTGTCCCGCGCCCTGCTGTGA
- a CDS encoding nitric-oxide reductase large subunit, whose translation MQTERGRPVSMPRSGPWKRALVATLVLALGILAAGGLLTSRGKPPIPQVAVGPDGRTVFTVADVRAGQAVFQRYGLMDYGSILGNGAYLGPDFTSRAVEAMVAAEREAIAREQTGRSYADLDEAGRAQVDGLVRTSLKANRYDPQTGTLTLTAGQVASLDRIRTDLRETLRLAAGGDRLSPQELDQLARFTFWTAWASTATRPGSTYSYTNNWPYAPAAGNEVTFGSVWTSAVSVVLLLLALAVILFVYRHYGLEMEPDGDPRHVRVPDAPPTPTQRMALWFLAVAAGLFLVQTLLGGYMAHSYVEPTFFGIDLRALLPFQVARSWHLQLAVFWIATAWMAAGLYLAPLLSGEESPGQGTLTRVLFGALIVVAVGSLLGEWLGVQGRLGRLWWYLGHQGWEYLELGRIWQVLLLLGLGLWLVIVGRGLRAALRREGDRGGLSHLLLYSAAAIPLFYATSLMIGSGTHITIADYWRWWMIHLWVEGIFEVFTVVVVAHLLTALGLVRKASVLRAVYFQLILLLGSGIVGTGHHYYWTGTPEIWLALGAVFSALEVIPLTLLLLEAYEQYRIIRQGGTQFPYRGTFLFLVATAVWNLVGAGGLGFLINLPVVNYFQHGTFLTPAHGHAALAGVYGMLAIALLLFVLRGVARPEAWSERLVTLSFWSLQAGLAGMTFLTLVPVGLLQLGRAVAAGYDASRSLAFYQEPLVRALLWLRIVPDSVFIALGVVPLLILTLRGAMRPRATAAAAPEPQRRRSPGREPAWTAHD comes from the coding sequence ATGCAGACCGAACGCGGCCGGCCGGTATCCATGCCCCGCTCGGGCCCCTGGAAGCGGGCTCTCGTCGCAACGCTCGTGCTCGCCCTCGGGATCCTGGCGGCCGGCGGACTTCTGACCAGCAGGGGTAAGCCGCCCATCCCGCAGGTGGCCGTCGGCCCGGACGGCAGGACGGTGTTCACCGTGGCGGACGTCCGCGCAGGGCAGGCCGTCTTCCAGCGTTACGGCCTCATGGACTACGGCTCGATCCTGGGTAACGGCGCCTACCTCGGCCCAGACTTCACGTCGAGGGCCGTAGAGGCCATGGTGGCCGCCGAGCGCGAGGCCATCGCACGGGAACAGACCGGTCGCTCCTACGCCGACCTCGACGAGGCCGGCCGGGCCCAGGTCGACGGTCTGGTCCGGACCAGCCTGAAGGCCAACCGGTACGACCCGCAGACCGGAACGCTCACCCTCACCGCGGGCCAGGTCGCCAGCCTCGACCGGATCCGGACCGACCTCCGGGAGACCCTCCGGCTGGCCGCCGGCGGCGACCGGCTCAGCCCGCAGGAACTCGACCAGCTGGCGCGATTCACCTTCTGGACGGCCTGGGCGTCCACTGCCACCCGCCCCGGGAGCACCTATTCGTACACGAACAACTGGCCTTACGCGCCGGCGGCGGGCAACGAGGTCACGTTCGGGTCGGTCTGGACCAGCGCGGTGAGTGTGGTCCTGCTGCTCCTCGCCCTCGCCGTGATCCTTTTCGTCTACCGCCACTATGGGCTCGAGATGGAGCCCGACGGCGACCCGCGGCATGTGCGCGTGCCGGACGCGCCGCCCACGCCAACCCAGCGGATGGCGCTCTGGTTCCTCGCCGTCGCGGCCGGGCTGTTCCTCGTCCAGACCCTGCTGGGCGGGTACATGGCCCACAGCTACGTGGAGCCCACGTTCTTCGGGATCGACCTGCGGGCTCTCCTGCCCTTCCAGGTTGCCCGCAGCTGGCACCTGCAGCTGGCCGTCTTCTGGATCGCCACCGCCTGGATGGCCGCCGGCCTCTACCTGGCGCCCCTCCTCTCCGGTGAGGAGTCGCCCGGACAGGGGACCCTGACCCGGGTGCTGTTCGGCGCCCTGATCGTCGTGGCCGTGGGCAGCCTCCTGGGCGAATGGCTCGGCGTGCAGGGGCGGCTCGGCCGGCTGTGGTGGTACCTCGGCCACCAGGGCTGGGAGTACCTCGAGCTCGGCCGGATCTGGCAGGTACTGCTCCTGCTCGGGCTGGGGCTGTGGCTCGTGATCGTCGGCCGGGGCCTGCGGGCGGCGCTCCGCCGCGAGGGCGACCGGGGCGGCCTGAGCCACCTCCTCCTCTACAGCGCCGCGGCGATCCCGCTCTTCTACGCCACGAGCCTCATGATCGGCTCGGGGACGCACATCACGATCGCCGACTACTGGCGCTGGTGGATGATCCACCTCTGGGTCGAGGGGATCTTCGAGGTCTTCACGGTCGTGGTGGTGGCGCACCTCCTCACGGCCCTCGGCCTGGTCCGCAAGGCCTCGGTCCTGCGCGCGGTGTACTTCCAGCTGATCCTTCTCCTGGGCAGCGGGATCGTCGGCACGGGGCACCACTACTACTGGACCGGCACCCCGGAGATCTGGCTGGCGCTGGGCGCTGTCTTCTCGGCCCTCGAGGTGATCCCGCTCACCCTGCTCCTCCTGGAGGCGTACGAGCAGTACCGGATCATCCGACAGGGCGGCACGCAGTTCCCGTACCGCGGCACCTTCCTCTTCCTCGTCGCCACGGCGGTCTGGAACCTGGTCGGCGCCGGCGGCCTGGGCTTCCTCATCAACCTGCCGGTCGTGAACTACTTCCAGCACGGCACGTTCCTGACCCCGGCGCACGGCCACGCCGCGCTCGCCGGCGTGTACGGGATGCTGGCCATCGCCCTGCTGCTCTTCGTCCTGCGGGGCGTCGCCCGCCCCGAGGCGTGGAGCGAGCGGCTCGTGACCCTCTCGTTCTGGAGCCTACAGGCCGGCCTCGCCGGGATGACGTTCCTGACGCTGGTACCGGTCGGGCTGCTCCAGCTCGGGCGGGCCGTGGCCGCCGGCTACGACGCCTCCCGGAGCCTGGCGTTCTACCAGGAGCCCCTCGTGCGGGCCCTCCTCTGGCTCCGCATCGTACCCGACTCCGTCTTCATCGCCCTGGGCGTGGTGCCGCTCCTCATCCTCACCCTCCGGGGGGCGATGCGGCCGAGGGCCACGGCCGCGGCGGCACCCGAGCCCCAGCGCCGCCGGTCGCCCGGCCGCGAGCCGGCCTGGACGGCGCACGACTGA
- a CDS encoding arsenic metallochaperone ArsD family protein, which yields MDGHLHIDIFDVTLPERAATEGPCPDADLVVWLQELGRLHRENAGRVRVRWHVTGKDPETCARFPAIAALLRERGGAVLPVVLVNGRVAKTGAFPCCAELERIAAEDLVLASQAAG from the coding sequence GTGGACGGCCACCTCCACATCGACATCTTCGACGTGACCCTGCCGGAGCGCGCCGCAACCGAGGGCCCGTGCCCGGACGCCGACCTGGTCGTCTGGCTGCAGGAGCTGGGCCGTCTGCACCGCGAGAACGCGGGACGTGTCCGGGTCCGGTGGCACGTGACGGGCAAGGACCCGGAGACCTGCGCACGCTTTCCGGCCATCGCCGCCCTCCTGCGGGAGCGCGGCGGCGCGGTGCTCCCGGTCGTGCTGGTGAACGGCCGGGTGGCCAAGACCGGCGCTTTCCCGTGCTGCGCGGAGCTCGAGCGGATCGCCGCAGAGGACCTCGTGCTGGCCAGCCAGGCGGCGGGATGA
- a CDS encoding nucleoside recognition domain-containing protein codes for MKRLPPLVLAAAAATLTLILAIYPEEGFRAARDGMRIFFEIVFPSLLPFFILSEILLGLGVVHFIGVLFEPLMRPLFNVPGEGAFVLSMGLAAGYPMDAVITAKFRRSGMCTRVEGERMLSFSNTADPIFLLQVTVRGRQGSTVGATPAVRSRRRGPRRRFD; via the coding sequence ATGAAGCGGCTACCACCCCTGGTGTTGGCGGCCGCAGCGGCGACGCTCACTCTCATCCTGGCGATCTACCCCGAAGAAGGCTTCCGTGCAGCCCGGGACGGAATGCGGATCTTCTTCGAGATCGTGTTCCCGTCCCTTCTGCCGTTCTTCATCCTGTCGGAGATCCTGCTGGGCCTGGGCGTGGTGCACTTCATCGGCGTGCTGTTCGAGCCCCTGATGCGTCCGCTTTTCAACGTGCCCGGCGAAGGGGCCTTCGTCCTGTCCATGGGGCTGGCGGCGGGGTACCCCATGGACGCCGTGATCACCGCGAAGTTCCGCCGGAGCGGCATGTGCACCCGGGTCGAGGGTGAACGCATGCTGTCGTTCTCCAACACGGCAGACCCGATCTTTCTCTTGCAAGTGACCGTCCGCGGGAGGCAGGGGTCAACGGTCGGAGCTACTCCGGCAGTGCGCTCCAGACGACGCGGACCCCGTCGTCGATTCGATTGA
- a CDS encoding IS200/IS605 family accessory protein TnpB-related protein, with the protein MQGQIEATEKAIRKLQREDAALAKGSGHARPLQPHERAGRRQRVRFRLHQKKRRLGSLRDRLKALEAAKGPPSLCFGSRRLFRAQFHLEENGFANHEEWLQAWREARSDSFFCLGSKHETGGNQTCTLLPGGTLRLRVPNALAGEYGTHVLIRGVRFAYGQDVLGAALAAGQAISYRFVRNDGTWYLYATTERMPAPVVTRRQAGGVGVDLNPGLVAVAEIDRSGNPVGTRHIPVPIQGRRKEQVLATLGEAVADVVAWAKAAGKPVVVERLDFRAKKARLREVSDRHARKLSHFAYASFHALLIARAEREGVEVITVNPAFTSVIGKFMARYGLSPHAAAAVAIARRGLRFGERLRSGNARPLPARNRGRHAWGDWRRILPGVRGRKLTHALYECPSEGGPGRGVPLSAPAPAGAGSHGPERDGLAWVPGCDPPARIVGSTVRPAS; encoded by the coding sequence TTGCAAGGCCAGATCGAGGCCACGGAGAAGGCCATTCGCAAGCTGCAGCGGGAGGATGCGGCCCTGGCCAAGGGGAGCGGGCACGCGCGTCCGCTGCAGCCCCACGAGCGGGCCGGGCGGCGGCAGCGGGTCCGCTTCCGCCTGCACCAGAAGAAGCGCCGGCTCGGTTCTCTCCGGGACCGGCTAAAGGCTCTGGAAGCGGCGAAGGGTCCCCCGTCCCTCTGCTTCGGCTCCCGGCGGCTCTTTCGTGCCCAGTTCCACCTGGAGGAGAACGGTTTCGCCAACCACGAGGAGTGGCTTCAGGCCTGGCGGGAGGCCCGCAGCGACTCGTTCTTCTGCCTCGGGTCGAAGCACGAGACCGGCGGCAACCAGACCTGCACCCTCCTACCGGGCGGCACCCTGCGGCTACGGGTCCCGAACGCCCTGGCCGGCGAGTACGGCACCCACGTGCTGATCCGGGGCGTTCGTTTCGCCTACGGCCAGGACGTGCTGGGCGCCGCCCTGGCGGCCGGGCAGGCCATCTCGTACCGGTTCGTGCGCAACGACGGTACCTGGTACCTCTACGCCACCACGGAGCGGATGCCTGCACCGGTGGTGACGCGCCGGCAGGCGGGGGGCGTCGGGGTGGACCTGAACCCGGGCCTGGTGGCGGTGGCGGAGATCGACCGCTCCGGCAACCCGGTGGGGACCCGGCACATCCCGGTGCCGATCCAGGGCCGGCGCAAGGAGCAGGTCCTGGCCACCCTGGGAGAGGCTGTGGCGGACGTGGTGGCCTGGGCGAAGGCCGCCGGAAAGCCCGTGGTGGTGGAGCGCCTGGACTTCCGGGCGAAGAAGGCCCGGCTGCGGGAGGTCTCCGACCGGCACGCCCGGAAGCTGTCGCACTTCGCCTACGCCTCTTTCCACGCCCTGCTCATCGCCCGTGCGGAACGGGAAGGCGTGGAAGTGATCACCGTCAACCCAGCGTTCACCAGCGTGATCGGGAAGTTCATGGCCCGGTACGGGCTGTCGCCGCACGCTGCGGCGGCGGTGGCGATCGCCCGGCGGGGCCTGAGGTTTGGGGAGCGGCTCCGGTCCGGAAACGCCCGTCCGCTACCTGCAAGGAATCGCGGGCGGCACGCCTGGGGCGACTGGCGCCGGATTCTCCCCGGCGTGCGTGGGCGGAAGCTGACGCACGCTTTATACGAGTGTCCCTCCGAGGGAGGCCCAGGCAGGGGGGTACCCCTATCCGCTCCGGCACCGGCGGGTGCAGGCTCGCACGGCCCGGAGCGGGATGGTCTGGCTTGGGTCCCGGGGTGCGATCCCCCGGCGCGAATCGTCGGGAGCACCGTTCGCCCGGCGTCGTAA
- the eno gene encoding phosphopyruvate hydratase: protein MSTILTVHAREILDSRGNPTVEVEVTLSSGARGRAAVPSGASTGAHEAIELRDGDRGRYLGKGVLKAVQNVNEVIAGELVGMDALDQAAIDQTLIELDGTPNKGRLGANAILGVSLAVAKAAAAAVDLPLYRYLGGVAARTLPVPMMNILNGGKHADNNVDIQEFMIFPAGAPSFREALRWGAEVFHTLKKVLSERGLSTAVGDEGGFAPDLKANAEAVEVILEAIQKAGLRPGEDVFLCLDPAATELYRDGRYHLRGENRSLSPEAMVAFWEDWVRQYPIVSIEDGMAEDDWEGWRLLTDRLGGKIQLVGDDLFVTNVERLRTGIERQVANSILIKVNQIGTLTETLAAIETAQGAGYTAIVSHRSGETEDTTIADLAVATGTGQIKTGAPSRTDRVAKYNQLLRIEEELAGSARFAGREVLRRR from the coding sequence GTGAGCACCATCCTGACCGTCCACGCCCGGGAGATCCTCGACTCCCGGGGCAACCCCACCGTCGAGGTCGAGGTGACCCTCTCGAGCGGCGCCAGGGGCAGGGCCGCGGTCCCGTCGGGAGCGTCGACCGGCGCCCACGAGGCGATCGAGCTCCGTGACGGGGACAGGGGTCGCTACCTCGGCAAGGGCGTGCTGAAGGCGGTCCAGAACGTGAACGAGGTCATCGCCGGTGAGCTGGTCGGGATGGATGCCCTGGATCAGGCGGCGATCGACCAGACCCTGATCGAGCTGGACGGCACCCCGAACAAGGGCCGCCTGGGTGCGAACGCGATCCTCGGCGTCTCGCTGGCCGTGGCGAAGGCGGCGGCGGCCGCGGTCGACCTGCCGCTCTACCGCTACCTCGGCGGCGTCGCGGCCCGAACCCTGCCCGTGCCGATGATGAACATCCTCAACGGCGGAAAGCACGCGGACAACAACGTCGACATCCAGGAGTTCATGATCTTCCCGGCCGGCGCGCCGTCGTTCCGGGAGGCGCTGCGCTGGGGGGCCGAGGTCTTCCACACGCTCAAGAAGGTCCTGTCGGAGCGGGGCCTGAGCACGGCGGTGGGCGACGAGGGCGGCTTCGCCCCCGACCTCAAGGCCAACGCCGAGGCCGTGGAGGTCATCCTGGAGGCGATCCAGAAGGCCGGCCTGAGGCCCGGGGAGGACGTCTTCCTCTGCCTCGACCCCGCCGCCACCGAGCTGTACAGGGACGGCCGCTACCACCTCCGGGGCGAGAACCGGAGCCTCTCGCCCGAGGCGATGGTCGCCTTCTGGGAGGACTGGGTGCGGCAGTACCCCATCGTGTCGATCGAGGACGGCATGGCGGAGGACGACTGGGAGGGCTGGCGCCTCCTCACCGACCGCCTGGGCGGGAAGATCCAGCTCGTGGGCGACGACCTCTTCGTCACCAACGTGGAGCGCCTGCGCACCGGGATCGAGCGCCAGGTGGCGAACTCGATCCTGATCAAGGTGAACCAGATCGGGACGCTCACGGAAACCCTGGCGGCCATCGAGACGGCCCAGGGCGCGGGGTACACGGCGATCGTCTCGCACCGCTCGGGGGAGACGGAGGACACGACCATCGCCGACCTCGCCGTCGCCACCGGCACGGGTCAGATCAAGACCGGCGCCCCGTCCCGGACCGACCGGGTGGCCAAGTACAACCAGCTCCTCCGCATCGAGGAGGAGCTGGCCGGCTCCGCCCGCTTCGCCGGCCGGGAGGTGCTGCGGCGGCGGTAG
- the gpmI gene encoding 2,3-bisphosphoglycerate-independent phosphoglycerate mutase produces the protein MAELRRPVALIVLDGWGLNPNPEANAVAMARTPNFDRYWQTYPHTKLEASGEAVGLVPGQMGDSNVGHLNLGAGRIVYQTLVRIHRSIRDGSFFTLPVWQEVAGRLRRSGGALHLLGLVSDGGVHSHIHHLFALIDMARQAGLDRIHVHAFLDGRDVPPTSAPGFIQALERKLEEAGAGDIASVAGRYYAMDRDRRWERTRQAFEAIYSGQGLTARSARAAVEQAYERGETDEFVKPTVVVDGEGRPRGPIRPGDAAIFFNFRPDRARQLTRALFEEHFDGFPRPADFRPVPLVTMTQYEQDFPLPVAFGPQFIDMPIGEVVSRAGLRQLRIAETEKYAHVTYFFNGGEERVFPGEERVLVPSPKVATYDLKPEMSAYEVAAEAVRWIEEDRLDFMVLNFANPDMVGHTGVLEAAIRACEAVDECLGQVVEAIRAKGGAALVLADHGNADQMVDYATGQPHTNHTLHPVPCILVDDTRKDVRLRDGGVLANAAPTLLEVIGLPKPPQMEADSLIEKKEEGRR, from the coding sequence TTGGCAGAGCTGCGCCGTCCGGTGGCCCTGATCGTTCTGGACGGCTGGGGCCTGAATCCCAATCCGGAAGCCAACGCGGTGGCGATGGCCCGGACCCCGAACTTCGACCGTTACTGGCAGACGTACCCGCACACGAAGCTGGAAGCCTCCGGGGAGGCGGTGGGGCTCGTCCCCGGGCAGATGGGCGACTCCAACGTGGGACACCTGAACCTCGGCGCCGGTCGGATCGTGTACCAGACGCTGGTCCGCATCCACCGCTCGATCCGCGACGGCAGCTTCTTCACCCTGCCCGTCTGGCAGGAGGTTGCCGGCCGGCTGCGGCGGAGCGGCGGGGCGCTGCACCTCCTCGGCCTGGTCTCCGACGGCGGCGTCCACAGCCACATCCATCATCTCTTCGCCCTCATCGACATGGCGCGGCAGGCGGGACTGGACCGCATCCACGTCCACGCCTTCCTCGACGGGCGGGACGTGCCGCCCACCAGCGCCCCGGGCTTCATCCAGGCCCTCGAACGCAAGCTGGAGGAGGCCGGCGCGGGGGACATCGCGAGCGTCGCCGGCCGGTACTACGCGATGGACCGCGACCGCCGCTGGGAGCGAACCCGGCAGGCCTTCGAGGCGATCTACTCCGGCCAGGGTCTCACGGCCCGCTCCGCCAGGGCCGCCGTCGAGCAGGCGTACGAGCGGGGCGAGACCGACGAGTTCGTGAAGCCCACCGTCGTCGTCGACGGCGAGGGGCGCCCCCGGGGCCCGATCCGCCCCGGCGACGCCGCCATCTTCTTCAACTTCCGGCCGGACCGGGCCCGGCAGCTGACCCGGGCCCTGTTCGAGGAGCACTTCGACGGCTTTCCGCGCCCGGCGGATTTCCGCCCCGTGCCGCTCGTGACCATGACCCAGTACGAACAGGACTTCCCCCTGCCGGTGGCGTTCGGGCCGCAGTTCATCGACATGCCCATAGGCGAGGTCGTGTCCAGGGCCGGGCTGCGCCAGCTGCGCATCGCCGAGACGGAGAAGTACGCCCACGTGACCTACTTCTTCAACGGCGGCGAGGAGCGGGTCTTCCCGGGTGAGGAGCGGGTGCTCGTGCCCTCGCCGAAGGTGGCGACCTACGACCTCAAGCCCGAGATGTCCGCCTACGAGGTGGCCGCCGAGGCCGTCCGCTGGATCGAGGAGGACCGCCTGGACTTCATGGTCCTCAACTTCGCCAACCCGGACATGGTGGGCCACACCGGGGTCCTGGAGGCGGCGATCCGGGCCTGCGAGGCCGTCGACGAGTGCCTCGGCCAGGTGGTGGAGGCCATCCGGGCGAAGGGCGGCGCCGCCCTGGTCCTGGCCGATCACGGCAACGCCGACCAGATGGTGGACTACGCTACCGGCCAGCCGCACACGAACCACACGCTGCACCCGGTGCCGTGCATCCTGGTCGACGACACCCGGAAGGACGTCCGCCTGCGCGACGGCGGCGTGCTGGCGAACGCGGCGCCGACGCTCCTCGAGGTCATCGGGCTGCCGAAGCCGCCGCAGATGGAGGCGGACTCGCTGATCGAGAAGAAGGAGGAAGGTCGCCGGTGA
- the secG gene encoding preprotein translocase subunit SecG has protein sequence MLAAITVFHVIFAIGLIATVLLQSGRSAGLSGAITGGAEQLFGKKRGLDDLLAKVSTAFAILFVVTSIALTIVMKRGA, from the coding sequence TTGCTGGCTGCGATCACCGTCTTCCACGTGATCTTTGCCATCGGTCTGATTGCGACCGTGTTGCTGCAGTCCGGTCGCAGCGCGGGCCTCTCCGGTGCGATCACCGGCGGCGCCGAGCAGCTGTTCGGCAAGAAGCGGGGGCTCGACGACCTCCTCGCGAAGGTGAGCACGGCCTTTGCGATCCTGTTCGTGGTCACGTCCATCGCGCTCACCATCGTGATGAAGCGCGGAGCCTGA
- a CDS encoding methyl-accepting chemotaxis protein, translated as MLRNVAELRSEGAAEQVPSSSGEPGPEGAALATLVRSVENALAQLAQLDGQGPALQGPELERISRILQDFRAQLRASLVGLEGVISRAAVGAARSSVRIRTVAGHMEEVHRSVETLAESTRQVQGGADQVARAATEAAGLAAQVERMTGEGRQITAEALAAIRRLRDQSQAMAERLGQLVERMREITQVSGVIESIAAQTKLLALNAAIEAARAGVHGRGFAVVADEVRKLAEGTAKRAREIGGLVQAIRTELEPSQQLIREAVEQAREGAGRAEAAGAALEAIDRLARETAGHMQDIASAVEEQNAATESVFEALRDTVGRIRSVKEETENVSRETFTLSALTEEAYGYLGPFRTGTIFHRALALARELDRRCRAVFEEAIDQGRISLESVLELRYTEIKGAAVRRLARLFDVSRVPPQGFTPPKYSTAYDAVVDEALQRHMDEILGREPKLIFALVIDLNTYAPIHNSIYCKDWTGVPEKDLVGNRIKRFFHDQGVLVRGARVGLGPAALRLPNVASREDFLRAGCDLREPPGGSQDFLVQTYARDTGAVTAALTIPFFVKGHRYGAVLLGWTDDGSR; from the coding sequence ATGTTGCGGAACGTTGCCGAACTGCGGTCGGAGGGCGCAGCAGAGCAGGTACCGTCCAGCAGCGGGGAACCGGGCCCGGAGGGAGCGGCTCTTGCCACCCTGGTGCGGTCGGTCGAGAACGCCCTGGCCCAGCTCGCACAGCTGGATGGGCAGGGGCCGGCGCTGCAGGGCCCGGAACTCGAGCGGATCTCCCGGATCTTGCAGGACTTCCGGGCGCAGCTGCGGGCCTCCCTGGTCGGGCTCGAGGGGGTGATCTCCCGTGCGGCGGTGGGCGCTGCCCGGAGTTCGGTCCGCATCCGGACGGTCGCCGGCCACATGGAGGAGGTCCACCGCAGCGTGGAGACCCTCGCCGAGTCGACCCGGCAGGTGCAGGGCGGCGCCGATCAGGTCGCCCGGGCGGCCACGGAGGCGGCAGGCCTGGCGGCGCAGGTCGAGCGGATGACGGGTGAGGGGCGCCAGATCACGGCCGAGGCCCTGGCGGCCATCCGGCGCCTGCGCGACCAGAGCCAGGCCATGGCGGAACGGCTGGGCCAGCTCGTGGAACGCATGCGCGAGATCACCCAGGTGAGCGGGGTGATCGAAAGCATCGCCGCCCAGACCAAGCTCCTAGCGCTCAACGCCGCCATCGAGGCGGCTCGGGCCGGCGTCCACGGACGCGGGTTCGCCGTGGTCGCCGACGAGGTGCGCAAGCTGGCCGAGGGCACGGCAAAGCGGGCGCGGGAGATCGGCGGGCTGGTGCAGGCCATCCGGACCGAGCTGGAGCCCTCTCAGCAGCTCATCCGGGAGGCGGTGGAGCAGGCCCGCGAGGGGGCCGGCCGGGCGGAGGCAGCCGGGGCGGCACTGGAGGCCATCGACCGTCTGGCACGGGAGACCGCGGGGCACATGCAGGACATCGCGTCGGCGGTCGAAGAGCAGAACGCGGCGACGGAAAGCGTGTTCGAGGCCTTGCGGGACACCGTCGGGCGCATCCGGTCCGTGAAGGAGGAGACGGAGAACGTGAGCCGGGAGACGTTCACGCTCTCGGCCCTGACCGAGGAGGCTTACGGCTACCTCGGGCCCTTCCGCACCGGAACGATCTTCCACCGGGCGCTGGCGCTGGCCCGGGAGCTCGACCGGCGCTGCCGGGCGGTCTTCGAGGAGGCGATCGACCAGGGGCGGATCTCCCTGGAGTCCGTCCTCGAACTGCGCTACACGGAGATCAAGGGGGCGGCCGTCCGCCGGCTGGCCCGCCTCTTCGACGTCAGCCGGGTGCCGCCCCAGGGCTTCACCCCGCCGAAGTACAGCACCGCGTACGACGCCGTGGTCGACGAGGCGCTGCAGCGCCACATGGACGAGATCCTCGGCCGGGAGCCGAAGCTCATCTTCGCCCTGGTGATCGACCTCAACACGTACGCCCCGATCCACAACTCCATCTACTGCAAGGACTGGACCGGCGTGCCCGAGAAGGACCTCGTGGGCAACCGCATCAAGCGCTTCTTCCACGACCAGGGCGTGCTGGTGCGGGGGGCGCGGGTGGGTCTCGGGCCGGCGGCGCTGCGCCTCCCCAACGTGGCGTCGCGCGAGGACTTCCTCCGGGCCGGGTGCGACCTGCGCGAGCCCCCGGGCGGGTCCCAGGACTTCCTCGTGCAGACCTACGCGCGCGACACCGGCGCCGTCACGGCGGCCCTCACCATCCCGTTCTTCGTGAAAGGCCACCGCTACGGCGCCGTACTGCTCGGCTGGACGGACGACGGCAGCCGCTGA